DNA sequence from the Liolophura sinensis isolate JHLJ2023 chromosome 1, CUHK_Ljap_v2, whole genome shotgun sequence genome:
CATAACTTTAAACATCGCGAAAGTTGTGTCGTGCTGGCCATATCCTGCTTATCGTAATGTTATTGTCCTGCAGGCCGCGTATTGTTCAGGCCATTTCTTTCAGCTCGCGTTCTGCAGACCATGTTCTTCAGCTTCCGTCTGGTCACATCAAATATGCGTTGTTAACAATACGATTACTCCAGCGTATTACATTTCCAAAAGTCagtgaatgacatcaaagtGCTTAAGTTTTAAGTAGTTTATGTATCTGGACCCAGTCGGCTTAACTTTGATATGGTTTTTGGGACACACTTCAAAAGCCTTTCCTCTGTACTGAATACCCAAGATGTATTTGagaattaaagaaaaatataatccAGACTATAGCTAGCCACGTATTTACCTTCTCCAGGCACTGAATGTACAATCCGTGTGTgcgattttaaagaaaaaatagtcTAAATTTGTTTATTCAGTAAGAGAGTTGTCCTCACAGACGTATGGCTTATGAAGGCGGAAGTTCGAATTTAGCTCCCGCTCGTTTGCCTCCGTCTGTCAGTAAGGATCCTTGTTAGCTACTTGACGAGGTGCTGTGGGTCCACCTGTGCCCAGTGTCCTCCGCCCATAAATTTGAAAGTATGAAGTATTTCTcaaaaacgaaataaataatcgaacatattaaatttgaaatacatcTAACACTAAAAGGGACAGATATAACGAGCATCATGGCTGATTTAGACCTCTTCGCCCGATGTCTTTAAACCTTTGGTGGATACAGATGGATATAGTGCAGACTATGAATGAAATATAGCGTTTTCATACACCTGCTTTCATAAAATAACGTTACACGAGAGCATTGCAGGGTTTTAGACGTGAAGTAAATACTTcaattctgaatttttttccagtttgaTAAGGTTAATCTTAGCATTACTTCCCCATAATGGGATGCACAGCGGTATAATGATCGCTGTGTTGTTACCGGCAATGTTTAGCTCGTCTTCAGTGCTGATGTCAAATCCTTCCACCTTGTTTAGTGTTAACTGTAACATTAGACAGGATTGGGGCGTACGCCATTCTTGGCTCTTTAAGCTGGAGTAGCTGTTTCCATTGTATCGAGATGTAACGCGTTGTCAGCACAGGGGAAATTAAAGGTTTCCATTCAGAAAAGCCTTGTCAATACAATCGGCTATTTATATGTCGCCGACAGCTCCCCCTCACACGTCTTTCTCCTCCAGAAGCCATATCGATTCCAGCATACCACTCCTCCGCGCATACCGTATGTAAATCAGTCGCGCTTTATTTCACATCTGTGGATTGTTTCAACGCCTCCTTTTTGGTTCTCAACATCATTTCAAAATTGCATACAGAGACACTGATCGGCCACAAGAAGGTCTGATTTCAAAGAATGACAACGAAGCTAATTTAACAATTCTTAATATTGCATGTTACACCTTGACGGAACCTTAAACAACTGTACATTCTGGAAGAAACACCATTATGTGTTACATGCGTGACCTACTCAACCTCTTATATCGTTTTTCTTGTACCCTTCATTCTTTCCTTGTTGTCTTCCTTTTTATGTTTGTTGTGATGACGTGTCAATTTTAGAGTGAAATTTTCGGGAATGATTTATTTGGAGTCCAGGTGACAATATAAGCAAGTTGAATTTTTTATACAGTTGAGATGCTCATGTATAGCAAATAAAACAACGCCCTCACATTACTAAAGTTCAAACCTGGCAGACACGACGGAGTTCACGATCCTTTGTGAAACTCAGTGTAAAAGTTCATgtatttaaaagttttacacgaCTTGTTTCCACAACAAACAATGACGGGAACATATTCATTGCATTCAGTATTTGTTTACAGATCCGGTATAACAGTGAAAATCGACTAAAAAACATTCCACTGTGACCACTTGCAAATCGTGGCAGTTCATCTATAAGGGCGCTACTTGGGTCAGAGAGGGGCAAGGACATCATCATATGAATAagcagtatgtatgtattacaagATGATGTCATACTTCAACTTTAACCGTTATGGCCATTGTCTGGACGAAAAACAGCATAAAAAAGGGAGGATCCAAAATTAAATACcctataaaacaaacaaaactggcTGTCACATTAGTGTTAGGTAAAGTGGATATATCTGTTAATAAGAAAGACAAAAGGAAAATGAATTAGGATAACGTTTTAGTACAGTTTCGTGCAGTTTGGTACAGTTTATGACCAGAGAGTCGACTCTGTTACGCAGTGCTGTCATCTGACAGACTTGTAAGACTTGCAAGGCAGACGATGGCTGAGAAGGTGGATAACAGAGACAAGATGAAGAAGGCCTACAGGATGGACGAAGATTAGACGGACGAAGACTGACATGGTGGAGGAAGATTGGCAAGATCTGACAAGACAAGACATATGCACAAGGTGGACAGTGTCAACAAGATTAAATAGGTAGACACGACTGACAGGGCGAACTATGGTAACTATGACATGACAGAAAGGTTGGACAAGCTGAGCAACACTGACCAAATGGTCGACACTGACAAGGTGGGACACCGCTGACAAAGTGGACACCGCTGACAAACTAGACACCGCTGACAAACTGGACAACAAAGACGAGATAGACAACACTGACAAAGCGAACACCGCTGACAGGAGGGACAACGTTGACAAGCCTGACAACAGTGACAAAACGAACACCGATGACAAGGTGAACAACACTGACGAGATGAACAACACTGAAGAGatgaacaacactgacaatGTTAACGACGCAGACAAACCTGACAAGGTGAACCACTCTGACAAACTGGACAAAACCGGCGAGATTGGTACAACACAAGGTGAACATCGCTGACAAAGTGGACAACACTGATGAGATGGACAAAGTTAGATTAAAAAGGTGGAAAGGCGAACGAAATTGATAGCAATGACATAACTGAAAAGATGGACAAGCTGAGCAACACTGACCAATGGTCAACACTGGCAAGGTGGACACCGCTGACAAAGTGGACAACACTAACGAGATGGACAAGGTCGACAAGATTAAAAAGGTGGACATGACTGACAAGGCGAACAAAACGCTGACAAACTGGACAAAGCAGACGAGATGGACAAAACCGACAAGCTGAACAACACTGACCAAATGGTCGACACTGACAAGGTGAACACCGCTGACAAACTAGACACCGCTGACAAAATGGACAACAAAGACGAGATAGACAACACTGACAAAGCGAACACCGCTGACAGGAGGGACAACGTTGACAAGCCTGACAACAGTGACAAAACGAACACCGATGACAAGGTGAACAACACTGACGAGATGAACAACACTGAAGAGatgaacaacactgacaatGTTAACGACGCAGACAAACCTGACAAGGTGAACCACTCTGACAAACTGGACAAAACCGGCGAGATTGGTACAACACAAGGTGAACATCGCTGACAAAGTGGACAACACTGATGAGATGGACAAAGTTAGATTAAAAAGGTGGAAAGGCGAACGAAATTGATAGCAATGACATAACTGAAAAGATGGACAAGCTGAGCAACACTGACCAATGGTCAACACTGGCAAGGTGGACACCGCTGACAAAGTGGACAACACTAACGAGATGGACAAGGTCGACAAGATTAAAAAGGTGGACATGACTGACAAGGCGAACAAAACGCTGACAAACTGGACAAAGCAGACGAGATGGACAAAACCGACAAGCTGAACAACACTGACCAAATGGTCGACACTGACAAGGTGAACACCGCTGACAAACTAGACACCGCTGACAAAATGGACAACACTGACGAGATAGACAACACTGACAAAGCGAACACCGCTGACAAGAGGGGCAAGACAGACAAGCCTGACAACACTGACAAGGTGAACAACGTTGACAAACTGGACAGAACTGACAAGATGGACAACACCGACAAGGTGAACAACGCTGACAAACTGGACATTACTGACGAGATGGACAACAACAACGAGGTGAAGAACGCTCACAAGAGGGATAACATTGGTAAGgtgaacaacactgacaaactgaacaaaactgACGAGATGGGCAGCATTGGCAAGGTGATCAAGGTTGAAATAGTGGGCAACTCTGACAAACCTTACAACGCTGACAAACCTTACAACGCTGACAAGTTGAACAACGCTGACAAACTGGACAAAACTGACGAGATGAACAACGCTGGCAATGTGAACAACGCTGACAAACTGGACAACTCTGACAAACCTGACAACGGTGACAAACCCGACAACGCCGATAAACTAGACAACACTGGCTAGGTGAACAACGCGGCAAGGTGAACAACGCTGACAAGGTGAACAACGCTGACAAACTGTTTTCTCTTATTGTAAAGTTGTTGCTACAGATAATCAAGGGTTCTGGACGGTATGAGGAGACAGATTGTCAAGGGTTCTGGATCGTATGAGGCCACAGATGACCAAGGGCTCTGGATAGTATGAGCAGACAGATGGTCAAGTATTCTGGATGATATGAGGACAGATGGCCAAGGATTCTGGATTACATGGGATGACAGATGGCCAAGGGTTCTGGATGGTGTGGGGTGACAAATGATCAAGTATTCTGGATGGTATGAGGACAGATGGCCAAGGATTCTGGATGACATGGGGTGAcagatggtcaagggttttGGATGGTGTGGGGTGACAAATGGTCAAGGATTCTGGATGGTATGAAGACTGATGGCCAAGGATTCTGGATGGTATGAGGATAGATGGCCAGGAATTCTGGATGATATGGGGTAACAGATTGTCAAGGGTTCTGGATGGTATGAGGTGACACATAACCAAGGGTTCTGGATGATATGGGCCCACAGATGGTGGATGGTTTTGGGCTGTGTGGGGTGATAAACGATCAAGGGTTCTGGACGGCATGAGGTGACAGATGGTCAAGGGTTCTAAATGGTATGAGGTGCCACATGACCAAGTGTTTTGGGTCCACTTTCACGgaacttcgtaaatcaatttgtaccaaaaaaatttttatcaaaCCAATAACCTAGAGGACCTTTTACGAGAAATATAACCTCCGAAGTTTCGTGAAATGTCCCCAGGATGGTTTGACTTGACATGTACTAACAGATGTTAACGGGTTCTCGATGGGTTAAAGTGACATATACTACCAGATATTACAGCGCTCTGACTGGCATATATACTACCAGATGTTAACGGGTTCTGGATCCGCAGACATCCAGCAACGTCGGCACCTCTAACACAATTTCCTCTGCTCAGACTCTTCTCTCAGGATACCACTCCGCGTGTAAGTACCGTGTTCTCGGCTTACTTTTTGAGGCTGGTCGTTTTGCCAACCGCTTAGACAACCTTCCGTTGTGTTCATTAGCATGTCGGTTACTTGGTAACAAATAACCTAATCAATTGGAAGAGACTAGGTGAACAGGACGCA
Encoded proteins:
- the LOC135462053 gene encoding major royal jelly protein 5-like, whose protein sequence is MDKTDKLNNTDQMVDTDKVNTADKLDTADKMDNTDEIDNTDKANTADKRGKTDKPDNTDKVNNVDKLDRTDKMDNTDKVNNADKLDITDEMDNNNEVKNAHKRDNIGKVNNTDKLNKTDEMGSIGKVIKVEIVGNSDKPYNADKPYNADKLNNADKLDKTDEMNNAGNVNNADKLDNSDKPDNGDKPDNADKLDNTG